The Bombus huntii isolate Logan2020A chromosome 11, iyBomHunt1.1, whole genome shotgun sequence genome includes a window with the following:
- the LOC126871202 gene encoding kanadaptin, producing METTSHNLMPNIHFNNDESNIQAEVNNEEILPTTNISNSSDTSENSIELAASTKEYSTNDLSKGLNDVDNIATFKKPTVLIGPKRSCPTYKSSKSSERDIKSQKHSQDQPFPYVEPSWGGKPEGNYMMEVLKSGMIIETISLNEQNFYLVGRLPLCHLSLVHPTISRYHAVLQYRSEQDKENDKGFYVYDLGSTHGTFWNGNRIKPNVYVRIQGGHMLRFGCSQRKYILQAPPGDQEEESPYSLTELKGMRASQLEKQCMEDKGKTSIEEKESEGIDWGMGEDADEETDLQENPYASITDDDLVLEDPKKTLRGWFEREGYDLHYQTEEKGFGQFLCWVDLPTEDIVGHSTRAEALVKGKKKEAVVQCALEACKILDKYGLLRQANHEARKRKTRNWEAEDYYDSDEDNFLDRTGSIERKREQRMRLAGKLEEKAETYDSLLEKHKQVTKRISQLSTSIENWQSASSAKNDTTEEDALDAFMSSLSSFALTKSDIAKMKLELQNLRKEEASLIKLLNLTQPANLPALSYHDTMDQNISQAKAVAHLMQNAPVERKKIYNSLLCGKKVKQTKQYVTANTELLESNANSDTNTAAAVEEVDSDDDDESISNPSHDSLCKENFKLQLSNTTIKNESSEKHEEQQKHNIQMTKKHRREQRKMYCDQDIHADNYSMWIPPSDQAGDGKTSLNEKYGY from the exons ATGGAAACTACGTCACACAACCTTATGCCCAACATTCATTTCAACAATGATGAAAGCAATATACAAGCTGAAGTAAACAATGAAGAAATACTGCCTACTACTAACATCTCTAATTCTTCCGATACATCGGAAAATAGCATAGAGCTTGCAGCTTCGACGAAAGAATATTCAACAAATGACTTGTCTAAAGGTCTCAATGATGTTGATAATATTGCAACTTTCAAGAAACCGACTGTATTAATTGGTCCAAAACGTTCTTGTCCGACATATAAAAGTTCCAAAAGCTCAGAGCGTGATATAAAATCTCAAAAACATTCGCAAGATCAACCTTTCCCGTATGTAGAACCATCTTGGGGAGGAAAGCCGGAAGGGAATTATATGATGGAAGTACTCAAATCTGGAATGATCATCGAGACAATTTCACTCAACGAACAAAATTTCTATCTTGTTGGGCGTTTACCTTTGTGTCATTTATCTCTTGTTCATCCTACTATTTCAAGATATCATGCAGTTTTACAATACAGATCTGAACAAGACAAAGAAAACGATAAAGGTTTCTATGTATACGATCTAGGAAGTACTCATGGTACTTTTTGGAATGGGAACCGCATAAAACCTAATGTTTACGTAAGGATACAAGGAGGTCATATGCTCAGATTTGGTTGCAGCCAGAGAAAGTACATTTTACAAGCTCCACCAGGAGACCAAGAAGAGGAATCTCCGTATAGCTTAACAGAGTTAAAG GGAATGAGAGCGTCCCAGTTGGAAAAACAGTGCATGGAAGACAAAGGTAAAACATCCatcgaagaaaaggaaagtgAAGGCATTGATTGGGGAATGGGAGAAGATGCAGACGAAGAAACAGATCTTCAAGAAAATCCCTATGCTTCTATTACGGATGACGATTTAGTTTTAGAAGATCCCAAGAAAACTCTTAGAGGATGGTTTGAAAGAGAAGGATATGACCTCCATTATCAAACAGAAGAAAAGGGATTTGGACAGTTTTTGTGTTGGGTAGA TCTCCCCACTGAAGATATCGTCGGACATTCGACGAGAGCAGAAGCCCTTGTAAAaggtaaaaagaaagaagcagTTGTACAATGCGCATTGGAAGCTTGCAAAATTTTAGATAAATATGGATTATTAAGGCAAGCAAATCACG aagcaagaaaaaggaaaacgagGAATTGGGAAGCAGAAGATTATTATGACTCGGACGAAGACAATTTTTTGGATAGAACAGGCTCTATAGAAAGGAAGCGTGAACAGAGAATGAGATTAGCTGgaaaattggaagaaaaagCAGAAACGTATGATTCCTTG ctCGAAAAACATAAGCAAGTTACAAAACGAATATCACAGTTGTCAACTTCGATTGAAAATTGGCAGAGTGCTAGTAGTGCGAAGAATGATACGACCGAAGAAGATGCGTTAGACGCTTTTATGTCAAGTCTAAGTTCGTTTGCTTTAACTAAAAGTGACATTGCTAAGATGAAGTTGGAATTACAAAATCTTCGAAAAGAAGAGGCAAGTTTGATTAAACTGTTAAACTTGACACAGCCTGCAAATTTACCAGCTCTTTCTTACCACGACACTATGGATCAAAATATTAGTCAGGCTAAAGCAGTCGCGCATCTTATGCAAAACGCACCAgtagaacgaaagaaaatttataactCCTTACTTTGCGGCAAAAAG GTGAAACAAACAAAGCAGTATGTAACTGCCAATACTGAATTACTTGAATCAAATGCAAATTCCGACACAAATACAGCAGCAGCTGTAGAAGAAGTGGATAGTGACGACGATGATGAGTCAATTTCAAATCCATCCCATGATTCATTATgtaaggaaaattttaaattgcaACTCTCTAATACCACTATTAAAAACGAATCTTCCGAGAAACACGAGGAGCAGCAAAAGCATAACATCCAAATGACGAAAAAACATCGACGGgaacaaagaaaaatgtaCTGCGATCAAGACATACATGCAGATAATTATTCCATGTGGATTCCGCCATCGGATCAAGCAGGTGATGGAAAGACAAGTCTTAACGAGAAATATGGTTATTAA